In Verrucomicrobiales bacterium, the genomic window CTTCTCGGCCCTACTCCAGAAACTACAAGATCTTCAGACGGCCCAAAAGGCTCCATCGACCCCGCCCGCTTCAATACCGGAAACTCCGACCACGGAGGGTGCAGAGCGTGCAACCGAGTCGACCGCGGCTAACAAGGGTTGGGGACTGTTCGATGATGCACCCACGGAAGCGCAGACCCCGATTCCCGCCCCCGTGGCCACATCGCCCTCTCCCGCTCTGGCGAATTCAGCCGCACCCGCCGCCGCACCGGCACCCGTAAACCCCTCGCATCCTGCTCCGGACGCCACCGCGGAACGCGACCCAGCTGCCAAGACCACTTCGGTATCCGACTCAGCAATCCGCGTCAGCGTGGATCAATTGGACAAGTTGATGAATCTGGTTGGAGAGCTGGTGCTCGCTCGAAATCAAATCGTTCAGTATTCCGGGGTCGTCCAGGAAAATTCTCTGATAGCTGCCTCGCAGAGGCTCAATATCATCACCACCGAGCTCCAGGAGAGCGTGATGAAAACCCGCATGCAACCCATCGGCAACGTGTGGACAAAATTTCCTCGTGTTGTCCGAGATGTCGCTCACGAGCTCGGGAAGAAGGTCCAGCTCGTGATGCAAGGAAACGAAACTGAGCTGGATCGTACTATCATCGAAGCCATCAAGGATCCCCTCACTCATATTGTCCGGAATGCCATCGACCACGGTATCGAGACACCGGAAACGCGGTCGGTTGCAGGCAAGCCGGCGGAAGGGACTCTTCTACTGCGTGCCTTCCACGAAGGTGGACAGGTCAATATCGAGATCATGGACGATGGACGAGGCATCAATGTCTCCAAGGTCAAGGAGAAGGCGCTCCAGCGCATGCTCATCACAGCCGACCAGGCGTCGCGCATGAGCGAGCGAGAAACCTTTAATCTCATCTTCCTCCCCGGATTCAGCACCGCCGAGAAGATCACCAATGTCTCCGGCCGAGGGGTTGGGATGGACGTCGTCAAGACGAACATCGAGAAGATCGGAGGATCGGTCGATGTCCTGAGCGAGCCGAACAACGGCACGACGATCAAGATCAAGATTCCCCTCACCTTGGCGATCATCCCCGCGTTGGTCGTGACGAGTGGAGGCGAGCGGTTTGCCATCCCGCAGGTCAGTTTACTTGAGCTGGTTCGCCTCGAGTCAGAACAGGCGCGCAAAGGGATCGAGATGCTCTACGGCTCCCCTATTTATCGA contains:
- a CDS encoding chemotaxis protein CheW, whose amino-acid sequence is MPTNDELQQQLIKDLLIESADGLDRFDREMLALENGQGNPETLNVVFRVIHTIKGTAGCLGLSKIESVAHVGENLLDALRGGKITLHKEMITTLLSYADALRQMLKSIEDTGSEGSADFSALLQKLQDLQTAQKAPSTPPASIPETPTTEGAERATESTAANKGWGLFDDAPTEAQTPIPAPVATSPSPALANSAAPAAAPAPVNPSHPAPDATAERDPAAKTTSVSDSAIRVSVDQLDKLMNLVGELVLARNQIVQYSGVVQENSLIAASQRLNIITTELQESVMKTRMQPIGNVWTKFPRVVRDVAHELGKKVQLVMQGNETELDRTIIEAIKDPLTHIVRNAIDHGIETPETRSVAGKPAEGTLLLRAFHEGGQVNIEIMDDGRGINVSKVKEKALQRMLITADQASRMSERETFNLIFLPGFSTAEKITNVSGRGVGMDVVKTNIEKIGGSVDVLSEPNNGTTIKIKIPLTLAIIPALVVTSGGERFAIPQVSLLELVRLESEQARKGIEMLYGSPIYRLRGQLLPLCYLNRELDIDAGATGSRADNGASQSSSDAVNIVVLQADGRQFGLVVDEINDTEEIVVKPLGKQLKGITCFAGATIMGDGRVALILDVLGLAQHANVINEVRDRSMVDKTKSDNRLTNKQTLLLFEIGKGSRMAIPLSMVARLEEFPRSQIEQSGTQKVVQYRGQILPLIAVADYVNTRGEAFTEDQDMVQVVVYSEQGRSVGLIVGAISDIVEESITVKRDVQGSGILGSVVIQDKVTDLLDVSTIIQSADPSFYTSKPDLEMAA